In a genomic window of Actinomycetota bacterium:
- a CDS encoding restriction endonuclease: MTLSEGETPVAIPDFQSLFRPVLDAVADGAVWPLENVREVIAESLRLTIEERQERYGSGGRRYDGRVHWAVTYLAGAGAVARVGRGQVQITDRGRELIAEAPERITVRYLTRYTEFAEFYERATASRRRPSSSGEVSQDVEPVAEDPQDQISQAVEEIAAAVASELVERIKTQSPEFLERIILDLMVAMGYGGELGHAEHLGGPGDEGFDGVIHQDALGLERIYLQAKRYTDQAVSRPTIQAFAGALQGAGASRGVFITTSRFSAEARDFASRIPARVVLIDGAELGRLLVQYRVGVQVRQRFDVVEVDDDAFEA; encoded by the coding sequence ATGACCCTTTCGGAAGGCGAGACTCCGGTGGCCATTCCTGATTTCCAGTCGTTGTTCCGGCCCGTTTTGGACGCCGTGGCCGATGGTGCTGTGTGGCCGTTGGAGAACGTCCGTGAAGTGATCGCCGAGTCACTCCGATTGACGATTGAGGAGCGTCAGGAGAGATATGGCAGCGGTGGCCGGCGCTACGACGGTCGAGTGCATTGGGCCGTGACCTACCTGGCTGGTGCCGGGGCCGTCGCGAGAGTTGGACGCGGTCAGGTTCAGATCACAGATCGCGGGCGCGAGCTCATCGCCGAGGCGCCTGAGCGCATCACGGTTCGCTACCTCACGCGCTACACGGAGTTCGCGGAGTTCTACGAACGCGCCACAGCATCTCGCCGGCGGCCATCGTCGAGCGGCGAGGTGTCGCAGGATGTCGAGCCGGTTGCTGAGGATCCTCAGGATCAGATCAGTCAGGCAGTGGAGGAGATTGCGGCCGCCGTTGCATCGGAACTCGTCGAGCGCATCAAGACTCAGTCGCCGGAGTTCCTTGAGCGAATCATCTTGGACCTCATGGTCGCCATGGGTTACGGCGGCGAACTCGGGCACGCCGAGCATCTGGGCGGACCGGGCGACGAGGGATTCGACGGCGTGATCCATCAGGACGCGCTTGGTCTCGAACGGATCTACCTCCAGGCCAAGCGCTACACGGATCAGGCGGTCAGCCGGCCGACGATCCAGGCTTTCGCGGGCGCCCTGCAAGGTGCCGGCGCCAGTCGCGGTGTGTTCATCACGACCAGCCGGTTCAGCGCGGAAGCTCGCGACTTCGCGAGTCGCATTCCCGCCCGCGTTGTCCTGATCGACGGAGCGGAGCTCGGGCGCCTCCTTGTTCAGTACCGAGTGGGCGTGCAGGTCAGGCAGAGGTTCGACGTGGTTGAGGTCGACGACGACGCCTTCGAGGCCTAG
- a CDS encoding tyrosine-type recombinase/integrase: MARKSRTRRPFGAIRKLPSGRFQAKYLGPDAQYYVAPVTYEFKSDAEAYLSTIQADLVRQTWKAPVSSEHTVDSYGLKWIAERPLKDTSRIRYLEDWNNHISPRIGDYQLDQVTPEVIRTWYSELGTDLADKLASKNKISTATRQDGTSTVARCYRILRAVMNTAVEDELIASSPCRIKNGGTYRNTERPTLTIAEIDKLATFVSHRYKGLVLVLAWTGIRLGEATELRRRDLDFDNGTIRIDRAAYPNPDGGYFVDTPKSRAGHRKIAIPVFLCGEIQKHLDKFVKDASPDALVFPTRTGSCAYGAAQLAITKALRAMGRSDIRVHDLRHTGQVLAAQSGATLADLMARLGHSSVNAAMKYAHAAGDHGRQVADRMEQARSTDA; encoded by the coding sequence GTGGCTCGCAAATCACGGACTCGGAGACCGTTCGGAGCCATTCGCAAGTTGCCGTCCGGTCGATTTCAGGCGAAGTACCTCGGGCCCGATGCCCAGTACTACGTCGCGCCTGTGACCTACGAGTTCAAGTCGGACGCCGAGGCTTACTTGTCTACCATCCAGGCGGACCTAGTCCGCCAAACCTGGAAGGCGCCAGTCTCGTCTGAACACACCGTTGACTCATACGGCTTGAAGTGGATCGCGGAACGTCCGCTTAAGGACACGTCGCGGATCCGATACCTGGAGGATTGGAACAACCACATTTCTCCTCGGATCGGGGATTACCAACTTGATCAGGTCACCCCAGAAGTCATTCGCACGTGGTACTCCGAACTCGGCACGGACCTGGCCGACAAATTGGCGTCCAAGAACAAGATCAGCACCGCAACTCGCCAGGACGGCACCTCGACAGTGGCACGCTGCTACCGGATCTTGCGAGCAGTCATGAACACCGCCGTCGAGGATGAACTCATCGCCTCGAGCCCCTGCCGCATCAAGAACGGCGGCACCTACCGAAACACTGAGCGACCAACGCTCACTATCGCCGAAATCGACAAGCTCGCGACGTTTGTATCGCACCGATACAAGGGCTTGGTGCTCGTCCTCGCCTGGACTGGCATCCGACTCGGCGAAGCGACCGAGTTGCGGAGACGGGACCTTGACTTCGACAACGGGACCATCCGAATAGACCGGGCCGCCTACCCCAATCCTGACGGCGGCTACTTTGTCGACACACCCAAGTCACGTGCTGGGCACCGAAAAATCGCGATCCCTGTCTTCTTGTGTGGGGAGATTCAGAAACACCTGGATAAGTTCGTGAAGGACGCCAGCCCTGATGCACTCGTATTCCCGACGCGAACGGGCTCTTGCGCCTACGGGGCTGCGCAGTTGGCGATCACTAAAGCCTTGCGGGCCATGGGTCGAAGCGACATCCGCGTCCACGACCTACGCCACACGGGCCAAGTCCTCGCAGCGCAGTCTGGCGCAACCCTCGCCGACCTCATGGCCAGACTCGGCCACAGCAGCGTGAACGCGGCGATGAAGTATGCACACGCCGCAGGCGATCACGGCCGGCAGGTCGCAGACCGAATGGAGCAGGCGCGCAGCACAGATGCTTGA
- a CDS encoding AAA family ATPase — translation MLEYLHLTGAPAFSQVTVTKIGPLKPVNFIFGPNGSGKTTISRALADPGRYSGTTLGWLSQAPTPSVRVYNRDYVVDTLQQAHLPGVFLLGKKDVEIQAEIEGLMGPSGSIAAAMKRLAGLEDALAKKQGEIDSTRNELKDAAWSKRTAVPTELGTMFTGYNNNKENLLAHLLEVAAANPTVSETFDPLKAEAAAVLADDATPFAEFPLGSQLHLEDAPGFELLATPVVGSADVRLAPLIQQLQNADWVEHGRDHLSQSPELCPFCQQKVPIDLAEQLDAYFDKRYSEQINRVEQLRDHVETWAAGWSSYFESLPVQPGAKQHLNAEKFQTARMQLEQVVAQLTTTIAAKLTGPSTVLEASSPRAAVEAVNTVVGEANNSIKTFNLRLQSRATAKKALLGRCWVVFARQTIAAEVGRYEGAMPSLTKGKEGIDEAISTAVADLGTKRTRLSELQSQVTSSKPIIDKINRLLDAVGFHTFQLAESAAVQDGYSVVRAGGEVVGDTLSEGERTFITFLYFAQSLEGAAQDSSEPNDLIAVIDDPISSLDSDVLYAVSTVIRRIVAGIAAGTGRVRQLVLLTHNAHFHKEVTYKRQGDKDGGWQYGIVRKRSGQPSDVILTSANPIQTAYGALWDEVKRMTREPSAPASGLQNTLRRILETYFRVLGGVDDSTIITNFEGEDRTICRALFSWVNAGSHSIFDDLDYSPTPTTVEGNLRVFRRIFEVHGQVGHYSMMMGETAMGISDSPKPGPA, via the coding sequence ATGCTTGAGTACCTTCACCTGACCGGTGCACCCGCGTTCTCCCAGGTCACGGTGACGAAGATCGGCCCGCTGAAGCCCGTGAACTTCATCTTTGGTCCGAACGGGTCCGGGAAGACCACGATCAGCCGGGCGCTTGCTGATCCGGGCAGGTACTCCGGCACCACCCTCGGATGGTTGTCTCAGGCGCCGACGCCCAGCGTCAGGGTCTACAACCGCGACTATGTCGTCGACACACTGCAGCAAGCACACCTGCCCGGAGTTTTCCTGCTCGGGAAGAAGGACGTCGAGATCCAAGCCGAAATCGAAGGCTTGATGGGGCCATCGGGGTCAATCGCTGCGGCGATGAAGCGCCTCGCCGGCCTCGAAGACGCTCTCGCTAAGAAGCAAGGCGAAATCGACTCCACCCGCAACGAGCTCAAGGATGCAGCTTGGTCGAAGCGCACGGCTGTCCCCACGGAACTCGGCACGATGTTCACCGGCTACAACAACAACAAGGAGAACCTCCTCGCGCACTTGCTGGAAGTCGCTGCAGCGAATCCAACCGTATCCGAGACCTTCGACCCCCTAAAGGCCGAAGCAGCGGCGGTGCTTGCAGACGACGCGACTCCGTTTGCGGAGTTCCCACTTGGAAGCCAACTGCATCTGGAGGATGCACCCGGATTCGAGCTACTAGCAACACCCGTCGTTGGTAGCGCAGACGTGCGGTTGGCGCCGCTCATCCAGCAACTCCAGAACGCAGACTGGGTCGAACACGGCCGCGACCATTTGAGCCAGTCCCCTGAACTGTGCCCATTTTGCCAGCAGAAGGTTCCCATCGATCTTGCCGAGCAACTCGATGCCTACTTTGACAAGAGGTACTCGGAGCAGATCAATCGAGTCGAGCAGTTGCGGGATCACGTCGAGACCTGGGCAGCGGGCTGGAGCTCCTATTTCGAGTCTCTCCCTGTCCAGCCCGGCGCGAAGCAGCATCTCAACGCCGAGAAATTCCAAACAGCAAGGATGCAACTCGAGCAAGTTGTCGCGCAACTGACAACAACCATCGCGGCCAAGTTGACTGGACCATCTACCGTGCTCGAAGCGTCGTCCCCAAGGGCTGCCGTCGAAGCGGTCAACACTGTGGTGGGGGAAGCAAACAACTCCATCAAGACATTCAACCTGCGCCTCCAAAGCCGCGCGACCGCGAAGAAGGCGTTGCTCGGTCGCTGCTGGGTGGTGTTCGCGCGTCAGACCATCGCCGCCGAAGTTGGACGCTATGAGGGTGCTATGCCGAGCCTGACCAAGGGGAAGGAGGGCATCGATGAGGCCATCTCGACCGCAGTTGCCGACCTCGGGACGAAGCGAACCCGACTCAGCGAACTGCAATCGCAGGTGACGTCGAGCAAGCCGATCATCGACAAGATCAACCGCCTCCTGGACGCCGTCGGCTTCCACACGTTTCAACTCGCAGAGTCTGCGGCCGTGCAGGACGGATACTCCGTCGTGCGAGCGGGTGGCGAAGTCGTCGGGGACACGCTGAGCGAAGGCGAACGCACCTTCATCACTTTCCTCTACTTCGCGCAGTCTCTTGAGGGCGCCGCCCAGGACAGTTCGGAGCCGAACGACCTGATCGCGGTCATTGACGATCCAATCTCGAGCCTCGACAGCGACGTGCTGTACGCCGTGTCAACTGTGATCCGACGCATCGTTGCTGGTATCGCCGCCGGAACAGGGCGAGTCCGACAACTCGTCCTCTTGACGCACAACGCCCACTTCCACAAAGAGGTCACTTACAAGCGACAAGGCGACAAGGACGGCGGTTGGCAATACGGCATCGTCCGCAAGCGAAGTGGTCAGCCCAGCGACGTAATCCTCACTTCGGCGAATCCGATTCAGACGGCGTACGGCGCGTTGTGGGACGAAGTAAAGCGCATGACTAGGGAACCCTCCGCCCCAGCAAGCGGCCTCCAAAACACCCTGAGGCGAATACTCGAGACATACTTCAGAGTGCTTGGCGGAGTGGACGACAGTACGATCATCACGAATTTCGAAGGTGAAGACCGGACCATCTGCCGCGCCCTATTCTCGTGGGTCAACGCTGGCTCACATTCGATCTTCGACGACCTGGATTACTCTCCGACGCCGACCACCGTTGAAGGCAATCTCCGGGTGTTTCGACGAATCTTCGAGGTGCACGGGCAAGTCGGCCACTACAGCATGATGATGGGCGAGACTGCGATGGGCATCAGTGATTCGCCCAAGCCTGGACCTGCATGA
- a CDS encoding ATP-binding protein, producing MAGRQLKEIFRAFHARDELAFRRAALEIIEEEQAKHHNALARDLQKLLVAGGGQVDSGSTIVVPAPPKDREGEWDLGEVLEPDRLLEDMILHSSVTSALDGIVNEVRQWPALDAAGIPRRQRLLLQGPPGCGKTTAAEALASELGRPLLVVRLDAVVSSYLGETASNLRRILEYADQAPFVVLFDEFDALGRARDDASEHGEMKRVVTAFLQMTDRYRGPSILLAATNHPTLLDEALWRRFDEVLTLGLPTVHQIRQLLRLRFKGIAHAGLEFDAYASSLKGLPHAAAEKLVIDSRRNALLRSSSIVEQVDVAKALPGITSRQW from the coding sequence ATGGCCGGGCGACAGTTGAAGGAGATCTTTCGAGCATTCCACGCTCGGGATGAGCTGGCATTCCGGCGCGCGGCATTGGAGATCATCGAGGAAGAGCAGGCCAAGCATCACAACGCCTTGGCTCGTGACCTTCAGAAACTGCTTGTTGCCGGTGGCGGTCAAGTCGACTCAGGATCAACCATCGTGGTCCCGGCTCCCCCCAAGGACCGTGAAGGCGAGTGGGACCTGGGCGAAGTTCTCGAGCCCGACCGACTTTTGGAGGACATGATCCTTCATAGCAGCGTTACGTCGGCTCTTGATGGCATCGTGAATGAAGTTCGCCAATGGCCGGCCCTCGATGCCGCCGGTATTCCGCGGCGGCAGAGACTGCTACTCCAAGGCCCGCCTGGTTGCGGAAAGACGACTGCGGCCGAGGCGCTAGCGTCTGAGCTCGGCCGACCCCTGCTTGTGGTACGGCTTGACGCCGTCGTCTCGTCCTATTTAGGGGAAACCGCGAGCAACCTGCGTCGAATCCTGGAGTACGCGGATCAGGCACCGTTCGTCGTTCTATTTGACGAATTCGACGCATTAGGTCGCGCACGTGATGACGCGTCGGAACACGGCGAGATGAAGAGAGTGGTGACTGCCTTCCTCCAGATGACTGACCGATATCGAGGCCCAAGCATTCTGCTCGCTGCGACAAACCACCCAACCCTTCTCGATGAGGCACTCTGGCGGCGATTCGATGAGGTTTTGACCTTGGGGCTACCCACGGTCCACCAGATACGTCAACTCCTGCGGCTGCGGTTCAAAGGCATCGCCCACGCAGGGCTAGAATTTGACGCGTATGCGAGTTCATTAAAGGGACTCCCTCACGCGGCCGCGGAGAAACTGGTGATCGATTCGCGGCGCAATGCGCTGCTCAGAAGTTCCTCGATTGTCGAACAGGTCGACGTAGCAAAGGCCTTGCCGGGCATTACATCTCGGCAGTGGTGA